In a single window of the Longimicrobium sp. genome:
- a CDS encoding DUF4105 domain-containing protein, which translates to MPIPRSWRAPLLAALLAVFAAPALRAQATMVPDTGLTVVHLVMGQGKMVWEKFGHDAIWIHDPAASTDRVYNYGVFDFASPGFMSRFIAGNLLYELGVSDIQNTLFQYQYFNRAVWGQELNLTAAQKRELQRLLEVNALPENKDYLYDYYRDNCSTRIRDVVDRVTGGRLRAATEKVPTNTTYRWHSERLIAGDPVSYTGITGGLGPAADHRISRWEEMFLPFKVQERFREATVLDEAGREVPLVKREWTLIEAQGRPAPLSEPPTWTPWFLVAGLLIGGALVAMGRAAPRSGLARMGFGAVSGLWLLFAGVGGFVLVYLWAFTNHRIAYGNENMLQLSPLALPLIVLVPCVAYGARWAARPAWVLAAAVAALSVFGFIAQVLPWLDQRNAQVIALALPINLALAWTVRRLTRGAPAAR; encoded by the coding sequence ATGCCCATCCCCCGTTCCTGGCGCGCCCCCCTGCTGGCCGCCCTGCTGGCCGTTTTCGCCGCCCCCGCCCTGCGCGCCCAGGCCACCATGGTTCCCGACACGGGGCTCACGGTGGTGCACCTGGTAATGGGGCAGGGCAAGATGGTGTGGGAAAAGTTCGGCCACGACGCCATCTGGATCCACGATCCCGCGGCGAGCACGGACCGCGTGTACAACTACGGGGTGTTCGACTTCGCCTCGCCGGGGTTCATGAGCCGGTTCATCGCCGGCAACCTGCTGTACGAGCTGGGCGTGTCCGACATCCAGAACACGCTGTTCCAGTACCAGTACTTCAACCGCGCCGTGTGGGGACAGGAGCTGAACCTGACGGCCGCGCAGAAGCGCGAGCTGCAGCGGCTGCTGGAGGTGAACGCGCTGCCGGAGAACAAGGACTACCTGTACGACTACTACCGGGACAACTGCTCCACGCGCATCCGCGACGTGGTGGACCGGGTGACTGGCGGGCGGCTGCGGGCGGCGACGGAAAAGGTGCCCACCAACACCACGTACCGGTGGCACAGCGAGCGATTGATCGCGGGCGACCCGGTTTCGTACACCGGCATCACGGGCGGGCTCGGGCCCGCGGCGGACCACAGGATCTCGCGGTGGGAAGAGATGTTCCTGCCCTTCAAGGTGCAGGAGCGGTTCCGCGAGGCAACGGTGCTGGACGAGGCGGGGCGCGAGGTGCCGCTGGTGAAGCGCGAGTGGACGCTGATCGAGGCCCAGGGCCGCCCCGCCCCGCTGTCCGAGCCGCCGACGTGGACACCCTGGTTCCTGGTGGCGGGGCTGCTGATCGGGGGAGCGCTGGTGGCGATGGGCCGTGCGGCGCCGCGGTCGGGGCTGGCGCGGATGGGCTTTGGCGCGGTGAGCGGGCTGTGGCTGCTGTTCGCGGGGGTCGGCGGGTTCGTGCTGGTGTACCTGTGGGCGTTCACCAACCACCGCATTGCCTACGGCAACGAGAACATGCTGCAGCTGTCGCCGCTGGCGCTGCCGCTGATCGTGCTGGTGCCGTGCGTGGCGTATGGTGCGCGGTGGGCAGCGCGTCCCGCGTGGGTGCTGGCGGCTGCGGTGGCGGCGCTCTCTGTGTTTGGTTTCATCGCGCAGGTGCTTCCCTGGCTAGACCAGCGCAACGCGCAGGTGATCGCGCTGGCGCTGCCCATCAACCTGGCCCTGGCGTGGACGGTGCGGCGGCTGACGCGGGGCGCTCCTGCGGCGCGGTAG